ttttacctaaaaagtgttattatatatagtcgcGGCGTATtacgatgtataataatattatattgcactaTTATCTGCAGCACGAACTGCGCGCAGATCGACGACGATATTGCGACTGATACACGTACCGCACACCGCACGAGAAGAACACGGTACGACTGTGAGTGCGGACCCCGCCGAGACGCTCTTCGCCGgcactataaaaaaacatgcggcggcggcgacgttGTGGATTTTCGACGGAGCGCGGTGCGTGTACAATTTCACTATTCGCCCGCGAGCCGCATGCCTACAACTTTTACGCCGTGTCGCGCGCACACGCACGTCGCACGTACACGCAACGGCTCTGGGCGGCGTGCGTggtgtgtatatttaataatattaatataatagaattattattacgtgtgTTTTTTCGGgtatgtcattataatatcgtcgtcgtcgtcgtcgctgtCGTCGGCGTCGGCGGCGGATGGGTCGGAGGTGTACGCGGCCCCGTAAACGTTTGGTAGGCGGCGAACAACCGGTTTTCGGtcgccaccgccaccgccgccgccgctgccgccgACCGTTTGGCTTTTCACTCGAAGccactaaaaaatatgataatatttacggCGATACGCGATgtgtcgccgccgccgccgttaaTGGGCATCATATATTTGAACGTGGACGTGCAAACGACTGTATGCCACCTCGAAATTACCATATTTAATTTGGATTTCCGTCGGTTTAACGCCGTTGTAACGCGTCGTATTCCAACGGCGCGCGCGGTGACGAGGATCAACTCGATTAACGCGCTTTTGTCAGCAACAGATGAATAGAACTTAAACgatctttatataatattattgtacgattTACGTAGGTACCTGCGttgtattgtatacctacGCACCGCCGGTTACGCCGACTTATCGTCATCATtcctataacattataatacatagcgACCagctatataatgtttaaatgtgtGATATACCTACACAATGGTGTGTCTACGACGAGAACAATTCGGTGTTTAgtagaaatgaaaaaaaaaaaaaattccatcgCCGtagcaaatataataatatatgatactatcatacctacatattattattattatgcagacAGGTATGCTTACAGGTTCGGACGAGTTGTTAATATAGAAAGCTAAAGCTGCAGCAGTAGATAAGCCGCCGCGGGAGTTGGGGGGGTTCACACgcacgtaggtatataatataggcagTACAAATTGAAttgatgttaaatatatacaattttagtatGGAATATGTATAGCTATTATgcgtttttctttatttttattgtgattatattaccatagtaaaatgtttttatgtacCAGTGCAGATTGCATGTATCCCATTTCATCGACCGTGTGGCGTGTCGAccgcataataattaataacaataaatatcatatcacTTAAACAATGGGCGCATAATATTGTGGGCACGATGTGACAAAACGCCGTGACCACTTCATAAACTTTAACGTTCGACAATAATACgatcgataaaaaatatttcatctatTTGGTCGAcggattgtattttatatcttgTATAGGCGCAGTGACTTAATTCCTGGCGGCGCAGAGATTTTTCCcgattttttcttaattttccgACTCAACAACGCTCCAAATTCTTGATAAATCCCTGCCtgacaaacaatttatttccaccactatcatttttttttacaaaaataaaaaattttcatagaATTCTTCGAATAGTAAagactttattattaaattcttaaaaataaataatgcagtggtttatttacttacaggaaaataataaaaaaattatagatgaaAATGAAGTCATTAAAATGTCGCTAATGAATGACTTTATCATACAAAACAATCTTTAGATCACATgcctaatacaataataaaaaattggggAACTCGTTttgctatataaaaaaattagttactgTTCTTACTTTTTATACGTACTTATGGAGATATTTAGAGATCAACTATAATAAGCATAAATTGAATATGAGAGCACTATAGCATAAAGCAGACAGCAGTGGATAAAGAATGCCGACGGGCGTAATTATTACACCAGCTATACCTATACCAACTCCGTACAAAAGCACTATTGTATATTCTAgagaaaattatacaattttgtacctaacaaataaatactttacatttgaaaatataaattataggtaaagTCGTAAAGGTAACTATTACGACCAATGAACCTATCTATACAAAATTTCAGAATTTTCTGCTGctgcaaaaatatatgttagcGCTGGGCAATTTACGATACCGATTTtgtgcattatataatataaaatgagatGTACTGACCGACCAATCAACATATACAGCCAAAACTATGATAGCTATATTAGTTAAACtcttgaagttttttttttaccacaatTTAGGTACGcactcaaaaaatatttttaaaaatgggcTCATCCAGGGACTTTTTGACTCACGAAAAACGAATAGCTTTTTGTTTATACTGGGTTTCCATTGGTTacctgtattttatatttggccAAAACCGCTTAAATTACTGCGTTTAAAATCTGTGTAATTTATACGTCTAACGGAGCTACAGACGCCCATACAGGATCAGCTAGTTCTGTTTAAAACcacatatatcataatttggcACTAACGCagcagttatttttatttacttacccgatttttttttgtttttatatttggatacaatattatctacaCGTTGTCGGCGAAACGCGAATTGATAATACTTCGTTTACCGATTCAGTAGCGTTTGGACACAGACCGAGACATAGATGGCGCGACCAAAATGGCGTCCGCCGTGGCAACTAaaacttgtaatattataccccTGCCCCATGGCATCCACGACAGTGTGTCGAGAAAGTGATATCGCGAGGAGCGGGAGCGTTTCGAGTTCGAGTGATATCAACATTCAACGGAGTTGTTCGCACTACGCATTGCACGGTCCGATTTTCGATTTTGTTCTTCGTTCAGACGGTTTTTTCTCTCGACGacgtttttcgttttttgttACCTCGGATGACTATGAACCGCACCAATGTCTATTGAGTTTACCTTGTCCATTACTATCAGCAATTTTTGTATGTGCTCGATAATGGTCCGTTTTTCTATGCGGGACATGTTCTAGTGTCATCTCCGCGCAATGCGTTCGGCGTACCTTTACTTACAATGACTAGTTTAGTATTTAAAGGCGTTGCCATCATGGACGCTACTATTGATTCGAATTCCGACGAACCGAAAAGAAAATGTCTCACCAAATCCGAGTATAACGCAATGGTTGACTGGATAGACtcgttgataaaaaataacaatgattttatTCTCAACCGGTATGGTCTGTTAGCTTCAAACGCACTCAGTAAATATCCCCAGTAAGTTCTATAGATGTAAtgcttactttattttattcattctgtaatctattaaattgtattgttgtcATATAGCTTACATAGAAACACTGTACTAAGTATTGTCGACGGTCGCATTCAACAATATGTTCGGCAGCGACATCATAAGGTATTTTCTAGTCCTTCCAATGCTAATTCCCCTTCACATTCTCCATCCACATCTAGGAGTTCTGCTACAGCAAAATCTAAACTATATATGAATCATCGTCAGCAAGACcacattaataaacaattaatcaaTTCCACAAAAACAATGAATGAGAGgcaagacatttttttattcaatataatctaatttagtttgttttgtttattaatattgtatttatctatAGGTATAAGGATTTAGTAGCTAATGGTACTGTATCATCTCCATTAATCGCGTTGGCTGATAAATTGCGTATGCCAGCTATGTTGGTCGCAAAATTTGTACTCACCGATCTgataaaagaagaaaaattgaAAGAGAAACTTGATCAGCAACATTATAACAATGACGATAGTTTAAATAGTAGCATACTAGTTGATACAAGTGGTGTATCAAATGTTAGTAACTTACAAAATGATAGTTATACagaatcaaaacaaaatgttagtTTCAATGACTCAACAGCTAAAGAATTGGATTCTTCGTTTAGTATTGATGAACAGTTATCTAAACAGTTAAACTGGCTTACCTGTAAACTGCGTTCAATGCATAAATCTGAAATAGCATTAAACCAATCTGATAATAGCTTTAATACTAGTCATTCATACAGTATGCCACCAACtaataaaagttcaaatttaacaccaCATCAATTGGCCATGTCTACTTGGTTGATACGTAAAGATCCACAGTTGGCTTATGAAGTATATAAATCTTCTGTCGTTGATGGCTATTATGGATCATGTGTGGAATTTATCAAAAGGTAAAATctatttggttatttttattattgttatcttatcatatttattgtcTTACAGCTGCAATGGCAAACGCTTTGAACaaattttgaaacaaaatatgacaTGTTTGACAAAGTCCCAGACAAACAGACCGGGAAGAAATTATACAACTGAAAAGGAATGCAGAATTCGTGGTTTAGATATGACACCTGATGTGGTTCTTAGCGAACCTATTGCCATTTCTTTATCTGATGCCGacgatttgaaaaatagtcaAGAATATATAGCAACTAACTATGTTGGAggtaatgaaaatgaaattagaGTGTTAAATTGGATAGAGTCAAAAGCAATGTTTGGTGGCCCAGATCAATTACGTAAGGCTACTCAAAGCCAATTATTTCCTTACTGGAATCGTTATGGTCCTGGAGCTGTAATTTATTGGTTTGGACATATTTTGGaggataatgaaaaatatcatgGCGTCCATGCTGgcgtttcaataaataaatataatactgacGGAACTTCCACAAGCGTTACTTCACCTTCCAAAATTGAATCTGCTGAATTGTCTGCGTTCAATTTTTggtcaaaatattgtttattaatggaTGGATTTCCTGCcactaataaaattgttatgcaTAACCGTCAAAATgctttaaaaaagaaaaactcaACTACAGTTACAATgacagtttaattttttaaaaagtaaaacatttttgtaaaaataaacacattattttataatatttttagtttaaaaaacatacataatatttgtgagacctgttgaaataaaaataagtaatttaaatattgattatagaatatagaatttataatcaataatattacacttacaATAAAATGATCTTACATTTAGTAgggtaaaattatttcagttgTTACAGTTATgctgtaattaatatagttttatgtgacatgttaaatttatttcaagttGCAGATTGTTTATAAGATTTAGTGTTTAAAATTCGTACACCACACATGGCACATATACCTTTCTTGTACGCGCAACTTTGACAATAATGTCTACCTGGTTCGTGCACTTTCTGTTTGCATATTCTGCATACACCAAATGAATACATAACCGAAGATGATCCCGTCTTAAGTGCAGATTTTGAAGATACTTTTGAGCCAGATAGAGTCTTGATTTTTCCAATAGTTTGCAAATGTTTGTTGTCCTGTTTTTTTACTGAATTTGTATCAATAGCATTACGACAACCCTGTTTCCAGGGGTCAGGAGTGGCTGTCACGCCCAATTTTTTCTCACATTTCTCGCACACCATTTTAAACacagaaatttaataatcgttTTAATATGCGAATGttagtgtataaaaaaacagcTTATATTTTGTTGGCTTGTTGCATAAATGTAAAcggaaattatgataataattctaataggTGATAAGGACGCATCAAATGATAAGGCAAGGAAGCAGGCAGGCAGTGGTACCGTGGaggtaaacaatttattccATGTTcgagaaattatatttttatttaaaatatttattatatataaatagaaacacataataaatcgtataatatacgtacagaTATTTCTTTTGGAgcaatatggtttttataaatgtaaataataattaagtactctatatgaatcatattttataatgataaatgacaatatattgtgtagaataatagtttattataatatgcatagggACCTACCTAGTACTTACGAGTTATTAAatcacctaaaatattatctttatttaaagATCTGCACGACTATGTTATATGTACGTCGCGAGATTATTTACTAAcctctaaattaataataattagtagagaatattttgtttgttatgaCACGCAGTACTtgagtgtatacatataatgttcTATGTGCGTGTTTGCGTGTGTACCATATTTACGCTTTCTTCTCATTTAACAAATCGAAAACATCAGAAAACGACGAAGATAGTCGCACTACTAGTACACATTCATAcacgcacataatatataatataaaaatatgaaatacgtTTTTGATGTCTAATTTAAATTGCACAGATATTtaaaaccgaaaaaaaaaatatacaacggCATTACGGCGATAAATTCGCATGCGCggctatataggtatatatataatagacgtACCCTGTATAACCTTATATAGACTTTCGGACGGACGACGATAAAAACTAAACGctaaagtatacaatttttttttaaaatacttaatcatTAAACTCACTTAACacactatgataatatatcattatgtatagttatattatccTAAAATTCACTATAACTTAGGGCgcgtgtatttaaaaatgcgtgtatgtatgtatgggcgtgtgtgtgtgtgtgtgtgtgtgtgtgtgtgtgtaaaaagattcacaatattttcgttttcacAACTTGTCGACAATTTCGTACTTTTTACGGAAATCTAACGATCCGTCTCCAGTACCACCGGCGCGTCGCGAGTCTTGCTTCTTGCGTTCGGCCAATCGCCGGCGCAGCTCAGCAGCCGTCATGTTCAGATTTAACGTCGTAGTAGTGTTGGACGAAGTCGTAGAGTTTGCGGGCTTTGCAGTGTCGTCGCTGTTGTTCGCCtgtaaaaacagtaaaataccCCGATACGAGCacgtttaatacatattatatatctatatatttaaattgcacgatttaagttattaacaaCTAGAACgactataaatgaaaaaaatcctATGTTGCAATCAGTGCtgggttataaatttaaaatcatctatcaccaataattttgtgtttcCTAGAGAAAAACTACACTATACATAGACCATAGACGTgcctaaaaaatgtttaccccTCCATGTTTTGTTTACCTTGAACAACTATTTATATCTTGcgagattttttataaattgatatattgtaatagtattAGTTAGGCTTGTTTGGAGAGGGAATGTAGAGGTTGCCACCCCCATACTGGTgtatagcaaaataaataagaaacgaCAAGGAAATAGTGCTAGCCAAaatcaaaaagaaaattattgctGATATTAGACGATACCAAGAGTTCAGGTAATAATTTCAAGATGTCAgcgcactatattatattttctcaatTTCGGGCCCTTAGTAAATCCTGTGTTGttaggtatacctaatattaacgTTAGAATTGGccaattttcaaacataaaattataagaacagTATAtcggtataatatgtgtttatatgttggctctttatacaatatttcaattttcctGTAgtgtaatgattatttttgtaatttataatgtactcATAACTCTCAATTGAAATGCCTTATAAAAGCTAAAgtacaaacacagataatttCCTTATCTTTAATAGTTTGATAATATGGCAATTGGCAAttgattctaatattaaagttaataacacaGATTAGATTTTCTGAACGTAAATTTGTCGTGTTGTGTGTGGAGAGTAAACAGATAGTGCGGCGGCAGTGCGTTGACGACTAACATTCaatctaatacatttttaatgacaaatcTAATTGATTAACAAATAACTACAATATGTTTAGTTGCAACAGCTGTGGGTTACAATTGGTTAGGTTTTAgtaatgttgaaaaaaaataattcttataaatttaaaaatagacgaGAACTGTAAATCGGCAACAGGAACGTGCAGCATAgtctagttatttataaattatcggCTTCAATATaatgtgaaattataaaaattatcggcTCAAGCGCGTCAATTTACATATTAGCTCACCGGCCAGTCTGTCCCTGCCAGCAAGTTATTTGTATTCTAACTGACAAAAGCACAAACTTAGTGCAATGGTACTCGGACAAagagaattaaattatagtatttcttacgatttaaatgcattttaaattgattaaatatatcctatataattaaatatgatatcataaaatatcgaaatatataatttattgcaacTGACCATGTAACCATACACAAttgctattataagtaaaGTACATACTTATATCGTTAATGACTCACGATCTTACTGTGGGTTTTTGATTTGAAATTGACACTTCCGTAAATGGAAAACATAAGTACCTATCGAATTATTGAGTACTGTTGCAATTTATGAGTTTGTTACATGACGGGAATtttaggaaaataatatttgctaaTTTTGCAGGTACATCGTATTACGCAAATTTTCAACTAAGTAAaacagcatttttttttttatatacagacaataattagtttatatagtATGCATTTCTTGGAGTGCAATGACATCTATTTTTTCCTCTTTCAtaagttttgattaaaatttttaaggaTAGTGGTTGCCATAGCCTGCACGTAGCCCTCTCTGTATGCGCTTGTAGTTATATTGAAGACCCTTGCGTACGAACTAAGACTATGAGCGTAACTAATACCACAATAAATtagtacctattacctattattattaaaatacattattcctaattgacttttaatatttattaatatatttaatggctgtaatataggtatataatgattttaattatggttTGGTTTAATCGCACCTATTTGTAAGTAAAGTATTTTGT
This genomic stretch from Rhopalosiphum maidis isolate BTI-1 chromosome 3, ASM367621v3, whole genome shotgun sequence harbors:
- the LOC113556864 gene encoding uncharacterized protein LOC113556864 — encoded protein: MTSLVFKGVAIMDATIDSNSDEPKRKCLTKSEYNAMVDWIDSLIKNNNDFILNRYGLLASNALSKYPHLHRNTVLSIVDGRIQQYVRQRHHKVFSSPSNANSPSHSPSTSRSSATAKSKLYMNHRQQDHINKQLINSTKTMNERYKDLVANGTVSSPLIALADKLRMPAMLVAKFVLTDLIKEEKLKEKLDQQHYNNDDSLNSSILVDTSGVSNVSNLQNDSYTESKQNVSFNDSTAKELDSSFSIDEQLSKQLNWLTCKLRSMHKSEIALNQSDNSFNTSHSYSMPPTNKSSNLTPHQLAMSTWLIRKDPQLAYEVYKSSVVDGYYGSCVEFIKSCNGKRFEQILKQNMTCLTKSQTNRPGRNYTTEKECRIRGLDMTPDVVLSEPIAISLSDADDLKNSQEYIATNYVGGNENEIRVLNWIESKAMFGGPDQLRKATQSQLFPYWNRYGPGAVIYWFGHILEDNEKYHGVHAGVSINKYNTDGTSTSVTSPSKIESAELSAFNFWSKYCLLMDGFPATNKIVMHNRQNALKKKNSTTVTMTV
- the LOC113556300 gene encoding cysteine-rich PDZ-binding protein; translation: MVCEKCEKKLGVTATPDPWKQGCRNAIDTNSVKKQDNKHLQTIGKIKTLSGSKVSSKSALKTGSSSVMYSFGVCRICKQKVHEPGRHYCQSCAYKKGICAMCGVRILNTKSYKQSAT